In a genomic window of Lepisosteus oculatus isolate fLepOcu1 chromosome 5, fLepOcu1.hap2, whole genome shotgun sequence:
- the usp3 gene encoding ubiquitin carboxyl-terminal hydrolase 3 isoform X3, with protein sequence MECPHLNSSVCIAPDSSRFPNGSPSSWCCSVCRSNKSPWVCLTCSSVHCGRYVNGHAKKHFEDTQSPASNHKKSEKHDKEKPLHAVCMDCSSYSTYCYRCDDFVVNDNKLGMVQKVREHLQNLENSAFAVDRHRKRKLLECSSLNSKLFKDNGGASALCATGLRNLGNTCFMNAILQSLSNIQQFCCYFKELPAVELRSGKTAGRRMYHTRSQGDTSVGYQQQDAHEFMRYLLDHLHLELQGDCNGVSCSTISQDGVMLSAGGKCCINGTSTVVTAIFGGVLQNEVNCLICGTESRKFDPFLDLSLDIPSQFRNKRSKNQENGPICTLRDCLRSFTDLEELDETELYMCHKCKKRQKSTKKFWIQKLPKVLCLHLKRFHWTAYLRNKIDTYVEFPLRGLDMKCYLLEPENSGPDSCLYDLAAVVVHHGSGVGSGHYTAYATHEGRWFHFNDSTVTLTDEETVVKAKAYILFYVERQTKPGSDTKL encoded by the exons TTTGTCGCTCAAACAAAAGCCCTTGGGTGTGTCTGACCTGCTCCAGTGTGCATTGCGGAAG GTATGTGAATGGCCATGCAAAGAAGCATTTTGAAGATACTCAGAGTCCTGCCAGCAATCACAAAAAATCAGAGAAGCATGATAAGGAGAAGCCACTACATGCTGTGTGCATGGACTGTAGCAGCTACAGCACATACTG CTACAGATGTGATGATTTTGTTGTGAATGACAACAAGCTGGGCATGGTGCAGAAAGTGAGAGAACATCTTCAGAATCTGGAGAA CTCAGCCTTTGCTGTGGATAGACATAGGAAGCGGAAACTGTTAGAATGCTCATCTCTCAACAGTAAGCTGTTCAAAGACAAT GGTGGTGCCTCTGCTCTTTGTGCAACAGGCCTTCGCAATCTGGGAAATACATGTTTCATGAATGCCATTCTACAGTCCCTCAG tAATATTCAACAGTTCTGCTGCTATTTCAAGGAGCTTCCTGCAGTGGAGTTGCGCAGTGGTAAAACTGCAGGAAGAAGAATGTACCATACAAGGAGTCAGGGGGACACCAGTGT GGGATACCAGCAGCAGGATGCCCACGAGTTCATGCGTTATCTGCTGGATCATCTCCACCTGGAACTTCAGGGGGACTGTAATGGAGTGTCCTGTTCCACCATCTCTCAGGATGGGGTCATGCTCTCTGCAGGGGGCAAATGCTGCAT aaatggGACGTCTACAGTCGTCACGGCAATATTTGGTGGAGTGCTTCAGAATGAGGTGAATTGTTTGATATGTGGGACCGAATCCAGAAAGTTTGATCCATTCCTTG acCTTTCATTAGATATTCCAAGCCAGTTTCGAAACAAGAGATCAAAGAATCAAGAGAATGGCCCTATTTGCACCTTGCGTG ATTGTCTGCGCAGTTTCACTGACCTGGAAGAACTTGACGAAACAGAGCTGTACATGTGCCATAAATGTAAAAAACGCCAGAAGTCCACAAAGAAATTCTGGATTCAAAAGCTGCCAAAG GTCTTGTGCTTGCATTTGAAAAGATTTCACTGGACAGCGTATCTTCGAAACAAGATAGACACATATGTAGAGTTTCCTCTTCGAGGTCTGGATATGAAATGCTACTTATTGGAG CCTGAAAACAGTGGTCCAGACAGCTGCCTTTATGACCTTGCAGCTGTAGTTGTACATCATGGATCTGG CGTCGGCTCGGGCCATTACACGGCATACGCCACCCACGAGGGGCGCTGGTTTCACTTCAACGACAGCACTGTCACGCTGACGGACGAGGAAACCGTGGTGAAAGCCAAGGCGTACATCCTGTTCTACGTAGAGCGGCAGACCAAGCCTGGCTCTGACACCAAGCTTTAA
- the usp3 gene encoding ubiquitin carboxyl-terminal hydrolase 3 isoform X2 yields the protein MECPHLNSSVCIAPDSSRFPNGSPSSWCCSVCRSNKSPWVCLTCSSVHCGRYVNGHAKKHFEDTQSPASNHKKSEKHDKEKPLHAVCMDCSSYSTYCYRCDDFVVNDNKLGMVQKVREHLQNLENSAFAVDRHRKRKLLECSSLNSKLFKDNGGASALCATGLRNLGNTCFMNAILQSLSNIQQFCCYFKELPAVELRSGKTAGRRMYHTRSQGDTSVSLVEEFRKTLCSLWQGSQTAFSPESLFYVIWKIMPNFRGYQQQDAHEFMRYLLDHLHLELQGDCNGVSCSTISQDGVMLSAGGKCCINGTSTVVTAIFGGVLQNEVNCLICGTESRKFDPFLDLSLDIPSQFRNKRSKNQENGPICTLRDCLRSFTDLEELDETELYMCHKCKKRQKSTKKFWIQKLPKVLCLHLKRFHWTAYLRNKIDTYVEFPLRGLDMKCYLLEPENSGPDSCLYDLAAVVVHHGSGVGSGHYTAYATHEGRWFHFNDSTVTLTDEETVVKAKAYILFYVERQTKPGSDTKL from the exons TTTGTCGCTCAAACAAAAGCCCTTGGGTGTGTCTGACCTGCTCCAGTGTGCATTGCGGAAG GTATGTGAATGGCCATGCAAAGAAGCATTTTGAAGATACTCAGAGTCCTGCCAGCAATCACAAAAAATCAGAGAAGCATGATAAGGAGAAGCCACTACATGCTGTGTGCATGGACTGTAGCAGCTACAGCACATACTG CTACAGATGTGATGATTTTGTTGTGAATGACAACAAGCTGGGCATGGTGCAGAAAGTGAGAGAACATCTTCAGAATCTGGAGAA CTCAGCCTTTGCTGTGGATAGACATAGGAAGCGGAAACTGTTAGAATGCTCATCTCTCAACAGTAAGCTGTTCAAAGACAAT GGTGGTGCCTCTGCTCTTTGTGCAACAGGCCTTCGCAATCTGGGAAATACATGTTTCATGAATGCCATTCTACAGTCCCTCAG tAATATTCAACAGTTCTGCTGCTATTTCAAGGAGCTTCCTGCAGTGGAGTTGCGCAGTGGTAAAACTGCAGGAAGAAGAATGTACCATACAAGGAGTCAGGGGGACACCAGTGT CTCCCTTGTGGAAGAGTTTCGGAAGACACTTTGTTCATTGTGGCAGGGAAGTCAAACAGCCTTCAGTCCTGAATCCTTATTCTATGTCATTTGGAAAATCATGCCAAACTTCAG GGGATACCAGCAGCAGGATGCCCACGAGTTCATGCGTTATCTGCTGGATCATCTCCACCTGGAACTTCAGGGGGACTGTAATGGAGTGTCCTGTTCCACCATCTCTCAGGATGGGGTCATGCTCTCTGCAGGGGGCAAATGCTGCAT aaatggGACGTCTACAGTCGTCACGGCAATATTTGGTGGAGTGCTTCAGAATGAGGTGAATTGTTTGATATGTGGGACCGAATCCAGAAAGTTTGATCCATTCCTTG acCTTTCATTAGATATTCCAAGCCAGTTTCGAAACAAGAGATCAAAGAATCAAGAGAATGGCCCTATTTGCACCTTGCGTG ATTGTCTGCGCAGTTTCACTGACCTGGAAGAACTTGACGAAACAGAGCTGTACATGTGCCATAAATGTAAAAAACGCCAGAAGTCCACAAAGAAATTCTGGATTCAAAAGCTGCCAAAG GTCTTGTGCTTGCATTTGAAAAGATTTCACTGGACAGCGTATCTTCGAAACAAGATAGACACATATGTAGAGTTTCCTCTTCGAGGTCTGGATATGAAATGCTACTTATTGGAG CCTGAAAACAGTGGTCCAGACAGCTGCCTTTATGACCTTGCAGCTGTAGTTGTACATCATGGATCTGG CGTCGGCTCGGGCCATTACACGGCATACGCCACCCACGAGGGGCGCTGGTTTCACTTCAACGACAGCACTGTCACGCTGACGGACGAGGAAACCGTGGTGAAAGCCAAGGCGTACATCCTGTTCTACGTAGAGCGGCAGACCAAGCCTGGCTCTGACACCAAGCTTTAA
- the usp3 gene encoding ubiquitin carboxyl-terminal hydrolase 3 isoform X1, translating to MECPHLNSSVCIAPDSSRFPNGSPSSWCCSVCRSNKSPWVCLTCSSVHCGRYVNGHAKKHFEDTQSPASNHKKSEKHDKEKPLHAVCMDCSSYSTYCYRCDDFVVNDNKLGMVQKVREHLQNLENSAFAVDRHRKRKLLECSSLNSKLFKDNGGASALCATGLRNLGNTCFMNAILQSLSNIQQFCCYFKELPAVELRSGKTAGRRMYHTRSQGDTSVSSLVEEFRKTLCSLWQGSQTAFSPESLFYVIWKIMPNFRGYQQQDAHEFMRYLLDHLHLELQGDCNGVSCSTISQDGVMLSAGGKCCINGTSTVVTAIFGGVLQNEVNCLICGTESRKFDPFLDLSLDIPSQFRNKRSKNQENGPICTLRDCLRSFTDLEELDETELYMCHKCKKRQKSTKKFWIQKLPKVLCLHLKRFHWTAYLRNKIDTYVEFPLRGLDMKCYLLEPENSGPDSCLYDLAAVVVHHGSGVGSGHYTAYATHEGRWFHFNDSTVTLTDEETVVKAKAYILFYVERQTKPGSDTKL from the exons TTTGTCGCTCAAACAAAAGCCCTTGGGTGTGTCTGACCTGCTCCAGTGTGCATTGCGGAAG GTATGTGAATGGCCATGCAAAGAAGCATTTTGAAGATACTCAGAGTCCTGCCAGCAATCACAAAAAATCAGAGAAGCATGATAAGGAGAAGCCACTACATGCTGTGTGCATGGACTGTAGCAGCTACAGCACATACTG CTACAGATGTGATGATTTTGTTGTGAATGACAACAAGCTGGGCATGGTGCAGAAAGTGAGAGAACATCTTCAGAATCTGGAGAA CTCAGCCTTTGCTGTGGATAGACATAGGAAGCGGAAACTGTTAGAATGCTCATCTCTCAACAGTAAGCTGTTCAAAGACAAT GGTGGTGCCTCTGCTCTTTGTGCAACAGGCCTTCGCAATCTGGGAAATACATGTTTCATGAATGCCATTCTACAGTCCCTCAG tAATATTCAACAGTTCTGCTGCTATTTCAAGGAGCTTCCTGCAGTGGAGTTGCGCAGTGGTAAAACTGCAGGAAGAAGAATGTACCATACAAGGAGTCAGGGGGACACCAGTGT CAGCTCCCTTGTGGAAGAGTTTCGGAAGACACTTTGTTCATTGTGGCAGGGAAGTCAAACAGCCTTCAGTCCTGAATCCTTATTCTATGTCATTTGGAAAATCATGCCAAACTTCAG GGGATACCAGCAGCAGGATGCCCACGAGTTCATGCGTTATCTGCTGGATCATCTCCACCTGGAACTTCAGGGGGACTGTAATGGAGTGTCCTGTTCCACCATCTCTCAGGATGGGGTCATGCTCTCTGCAGGGGGCAAATGCTGCAT aaatggGACGTCTACAGTCGTCACGGCAATATTTGGTGGAGTGCTTCAGAATGAGGTGAATTGTTTGATATGTGGGACCGAATCCAGAAAGTTTGATCCATTCCTTG acCTTTCATTAGATATTCCAAGCCAGTTTCGAAACAAGAGATCAAAGAATCAAGAGAATGGCCCTATTTGCACCTTGCGTG ATTGTCTGCGCAGTTTCACTGACCTGGAAGAACTTGACGAAACAGAGCTGTACATGTGCCATAAATGTAAAAAACGCCAGAAGTCCACAAAGAAATTCTGGATTCAAAAGCTGCCAAAG GTCTTGTGCTTGCATTTGAAAAGATTTCACTGGACAGCGTATCTTCGAAACAAGATAGACACATATGTAGAGTTTCCTCTTCGAGGTCTGGATATGAAATGCTACTTATTGGAG CCTGAAAACAGTGGTCCAGACAGCTGCCTTTATGACCTTGCAGCTGTAGTTGTACATCATGGATCTGG CGTCGGCTCGGGCCATTACACGGCATACGCCACCCACGAGGGGCGCTGGTTTCACTTCAACGACAGCACTGTCACGCTGACGGACGAGGAAACCGTGGTGAAAGCCAAGGCGTACATCCTGTTCTACGTAGAGCGGCAGACCAAGCCTGGCTCTGACACCAAGCTTTAA